One window of the Podospora pseudopauciseta strain CBS 411.78 chromosome 4, whole genome shotgun sequence genome contains the following:
- a CDS encoding hypothetical protein (COG:S; EggNog:ENOG503P0PN) has protein sequence MYVNKIEAQPPPPPRHYNPPPPARRPTNPYDVDETRSNNVKFPGEYYSYGYGAPPRPSTEYAGHGPRGRSPPPPPPSTYSRPAAGRTNYTRPSTRRTHHTVTHTRYTSPVRERDRRDFSPASPTYSPAYSPTSPVLAPAHPRRSSIEYIRVPEYPVEQRKTEFIVEKRRDAASSAEEAEWDYKRPPRRKRTQDERDDGNLDEEDLVLMGMWETDAAFESGPTRNPVATGPYSFVPPSASKDPLGDVSKLSDDDSLDTTEQDIEAAESLTGTAYQVLESGYTGDGMIGGQHGAQLVITPGERVQHQPVFRWIHFTHKSMDFDNFATQTTRLLGLTKSERKGVADLIARVKRQGIKQIQTSNGSYVRHMEPKFLQMPVPFDPSLKEQSFANRTVTWICLPYFSLEKYSGLLAAENASSFPVQTLLQAQFSRATKDRDMQQAVRQLKGAPAELCFHIAQLWCIVVDNSLLLTCGRMPFSALCGNNVHRVTKTAQEISTLKPAARVFIRYQNNIVWALPTEECGSWFSFMAHFLEFWPRTLSFFYYKRPVKPDEWPWITKLASRSRAGILLEMQIGHKPALPSPMGLSSLKREECDDEVQFSASKQPDDSSQRKTVRITIPREGKKTAESKPNSAFAVFTCLDGVSNSGIGGINYDVFKDYFVQVDEYLLNKTARQDQKAYSELRQSKRRDVYKLLEEEGEKAKEESPPSEREKKIYESRVSFFNKADIVFKFFFPSELEVPTVNRFWGIVLSLIEHPTLEPDDPVEPRSKEINKAKRSLQVEKLSRQRNEVTKTLDRQIAALSSFNATFSAASPEDLEKVHTPWLLVDAWIHILLGLAISPKNTTRSEFLLDSGLSSLRQGTDTMIQSVANSFERTLFDRSVILPTDLFSLISMQLLKDITPALPDISETYSSYLDTIESDITTKPSTRTHEYKLGRLKQEVSIVQWTVAWQRSIFDAMSQSSTRNWRMQPRHPHASHRGMYTYTQLPSPDITVSTHGYRQLLIDEIISFTDRRDKEFSELRSHASHLEEFNRNKLDTTRDRQERAIYAFTIVTIVFLPLSSIASIFGMNSADVRDMEVGQWAYWVTAVPVTVGVVLMGLWWTGELGGVVRTGMEWVRGWGEGVRWREREEDMVPMMGGYDGGGERVGWREKGVYVVGGVRKRR, from the exons ATGTATGTCAACAAGATCGAggcacaacccccccctccacctcgacattacaatccaccacccccagctcGGCGCCCAACCAACCCTTATGACGTCGATGAAACAAGATCCAATAATGTCAAGTTTCCGGGAGAGTATTATTCCTATGGCTATGGAGCACCACCCCGGCCTTCGACTGAATATGCTGGACATGGACCCCGTGGACGTagtccgcctccgcctcctccttcgacCTATTCTCGCCCAGCCGCCGGCCGTACCAACTACACGCGACCATCAACTCGTAGGACACACCACACAGTGACACATACACGGTATACTTCACCTGTTCGTGAGCGTGATAGACGCGATTTCTCACCAGCCTCGCCAACATATTCCCCGGCGTATTCACCTACTTCGCCTGTCCTGGCACCAGCTCACCCTAGACGATCATCCATTGAGTATATCCGCGTCCCAGAATACCCGGTGGAACAACGAAAAACCGAGTTCATTgttgagaagaggagagatGCTGCTTCAAGTGCCGAGGAAGCTGAGTGGGACTACAAGAGGCCGCCCAGGCGAAAAAGAACTCAGGATGAGAGGGATGATGGGAACCTGGATGAGGAAGACTTGGTTCTTATGGGGATGTGGGAGACTGATGCTGCATTTGAGTCCGGGCCGACGAGGAATCCGGTTGCTACAGGTCCTTACTCCTTCGTGCCACCAAGTGCTTCCAAAGATCCCCTGGGAGATGTGAGCAAATTGTCAGACGACGACTCTCTGGATACAACAGAGCAGGATATTGAAGCCGCTGAAAGTTTAACTGGGACTGCGTATCAAGTGCTCGAGTCCGGCTACACAGGCGACGGAATGATAGGTGGACAGCATGGTGCGCAGTTGGTGATAACTCCAGGGGAACGTGTACAGCACCAGCCTGTCTTTCGGTGGATTCACTTTACCCATAAGTCCATGGACTTTGATAACTTTGCA ACCCAGACAACACGCTTGCTTGGCCTGACCAAAAGCGAACGGAAAGGTGTCGCCGATCTAATCGCACGGGTCAAGCGTCAAGGCATCAAGCAAATACAAACCTCGAACGGCTCCTACGTGCGACATATGGAGCCAAAGTTCCTCCAAATGCCTGTTCCTTTTGACCCCAGTCTCAAGGAGCAAAGCTTTGCCAACCGGACCGTCACATGGATCTGCCTACCGTACTTTTCTCTAGAGAAGTATTCCGGCCTTCTCGCCGCCGAAAACGCCAGCAGCTTTCCCGTTCAAACGCTGCTCCAGGCTCAGTTTTCGAGAGCCACCAAGGACCGTGATATGCAACAGGCTGTGCGTCAGCTCAAAGGAGCGCCTGCTGAGCTATGCTTCCATATAGCACAACTCTGGTGTATCGTGGTAGACAATT CTCTTCTCCTGACATGTGGTCGAATGCCGTTTAGCGCCCTCTGCGGCAACAATGTACACAGGGTCACAAAGACAGCCCAGGAGATATCAACGCTGAAGCCCGCCGCCAGAGTCTTCATTCGTTATCAGAACAATATTGTCTGGGCACTACCGACTGAAGAATGCGGAAGCTGGTTT TCCTTCATGGCACACTTCCTCGAGTTTTGGCCTCGCACTCTCAGTTTCTTCTACTACAAAAGACCCGTCAAACCTGATGAGTGGCCGTGGATCACAAAGCTGGCTTCCCGTTCTCGTGCTGGAATCTTGCTCGAAATGCAGATTGG ACACAAGCCGGCGCTGCCATCTCCTATGGGCCTCTCATCTCTCAAACGGGAGGAGTGTGATGACGAAGTACAATTTTCGGCCTCGAAGCAGCCTGATGACTCGAGTCAGAGAAAGACAGTTCGGATCACCATTCCCCGGGAGGGCAAGAAAACTGCAGAGTCAAAGCCGAACTCTGCCTTTGCCGTCTTCACCTGTCTGGACGGTGTATCAAACTCAGGTATAGGCGGGATCAACTATGACGTCTTCAAGGACTACTTTGTGCAGGTTGACGAGTATTTGCTTAACAAAACCGCACGCCAGGATCAAAAAGCCTACAGCGAGTTGCGGCAGTCGAAACGCCGCGATGTGTACAAGCttcttgaggaggaaggagagaaagcGAAAGAAGAATCACCGCCCTCGGAACGTGAGAAAAAGATATACGAGAGTCGAgtgagcttcttcaacaaggcCGACATCGTCTTCAAATTCTTTTTTCCGTCCGAGTTGGAGGTTCCGACTGTTAATAGGTTCTGGGGTATTGTTTTGAGTCTAATAGAG CACCCAACGTTGGAGCCTGACGATCCTGTTGAACCTCGCTCCAAAGAGATAAACAAAGCAAAACGGTCCTTGCAAGTGGAGAAGCTTTCCCGCCAGCGAAACGAAGTCACCAAGACTCTCGACCGACAAATTgctgccctctcctccttcaacgCCACATTCAGCGCCGCCTCCCCAGAAGACCTCGAAAAAGTCCACACCCCCTGGCTCCTCGTCGACGCCTGgatccacatcctcctcggcctcgccatctcccccaaaaaCACGACCCGCTCCGAATTCCTCCTCGACTCcggcctctcctccctccgccAAGGAACCGACACCATGATCCAATCAGTCGCCAACTCGTTCGAACGAACCCTTTTCGATAGATCAGTCATCCTCCCAACGgacctcttctccctcataAGCATGCAGCTTCTCAAAGACATCACCCCCGCCCTTCCCGACATCAGCGAGACCTACTCTTCCTATCTCGACACCATCGAAtccgacatcaccaccaaaccctccacccGCACCCACGAGTACAAACTGGGGAGGCTCAAACAAGAAGTGTCCATCGTCCAATGGACCGTCGCGTGGCAGAGGTCAATCTTTGACGCAATGTCGCAGAGTTCAACGCGGAACTGGAGGATGCAACCCCGCCACCCCCATGCGAGTCACAGGGGGATGTACACCTACACGCAACTCCCCTCCCCAGACATAACCGTCAGTACCCACGGATACAGACAACTACTCATCGATGAGATAATCAGCTTTACCGACCGCCGCGACAAGGAGTTTAGTGAACTGCGGAGCCATGCTTCGCATTTGGAGGAGTTTAATAGGAATAAGCTGGATACCACCCGTGACAGGCAGGAGAGGGCGATTTACGCGTTTACGATTGTGACGATTGTTTTTCTGCCGTTGAGCTCGATTGCGAGCATTTTTGGGATGAATTCGGCTGACGTGAGGGATATGGAGGTTGGGCAGTGGGCTTATTGGGTTACTGCGGTGCCGGTGACGGTCGGGGTTGTtttgatggggttgtggtggacgggggagttggggggggttgttaggACGGGGATGGAGTgggtgaggggttggggggagggggtaaggtggagggagagggaagaggatATGGTGCCTATGATGGGGGGgtatgatggtggtggtgagagggttgggtggagggagaaagGGGTGTAtgtggttggaggggtgaggaagaggaggtga
- a CDS encoding hypothetical protein (EggNog:ENOG503P8J6; COG:S): MWALFLFKILSAAVLVTAQGPPAVGGGCTTNSFNIPSWFITDFKDLVDDERKVAFGILNRATNYTAQATCGIDRKGYNLCSVSGQSAPGNGTIEIKALVEGTVAQVSVNQTWSCNDRGTPVQFTASGRARISLYDVPEPEASSTFPPLLIQGTLHAPVFITPDRAAGPQGHDEKGCQAASEKPEWNITHIYYTDRPADGNVESPSRTFNLLFTNTANGYEGGCVHGSLVGPAGETSLICAGSEFGNLGGSRYAISTTASFDPFDFKFTVRQTWFCDDENPSKPLQFTASASTILPLTCTTTPLSAGSAINETVCDRNPTLVLAGKVDSATTLPPYSLTEPILRDNTCTITSILAPKWQFSAFEIVYTPEKEEWETINFEIILATYSGFQYPIPVTVSRAAGREGGWFECVIGADGANDQPLWPYACLVQFNPETKELMLKADWQCRELDGDQPVNFSGLTTTTIKSDFNCETFRDMEVCVTEDTGFVWTADIGGVVWRSVPQSNP; this comes from the exons ATGTGGgctcttttccttttcaaGATTCTGTCAGCAGCTGTGCTCGTAACAGCCCAGGGTCCGCCCGCTGTCGGAGGCGGGTGCACCACTAACTCCTTCAACATCCCCAGCTGGTTTATCACCGATTTCAAGGATCTGGTCGACGACGAGAGGAAGGTGGCATTTGGTATTCTAAACCGGGCAACGAACTATACTGCCCAAGCAACATGCGGCATCGATAGGAAAGGGTACAATCTCTGCTCTGTGTCTGGACAGTCAGCCCCTGGGAACGGCACAATTGAGATCAAGGCCTTGGTTGAGGGAACTGTGGCTCAGGTCTCTGTGAACCAAACCTGGAGCTGTAACGATCGAGGCACTCC AGTCCAATTCACGGCATCAGGCCGGGCTCGTATCTCTCTTTACGATGTACCGGAACCAGAAGCCAGCTCTACATTCCCCCCACTGTTGATTCAAGGGACGCTCCACGCACCAGTCTTCATCACCCCAGACAGGGCGGCAGGCCCGCAAGGTCATGACGAAAAAGGTTGTCAAGCAGCGTCAGAGAAGCCAGAATGGAATATTACCCATATCTACTATACGGATCGGCCAGCGGATGGCAACGTCGAGTCGCCTTCCCGCACCTTCAATCTTTTATTTACAAACACGGCCAATGGGTACGAGGGTGGTTGCGTGCATGGTTCCCTTGTAGGTCCAGCTGGGGAAACGAGCCTGATCTGCGCCGGGTCCGAGTTCGGGAATCTCGGAGGGAGCAGATATGCAATCAGCACCACGGCCAGCTTCGACCCTTTTGATTTCAAGTTCACAGTCAGACAAACTTGGTTTTGTGATGACGAGAATCCATCAAAGCC ACTCCAATTCACAGCTTCCGCGAGCACAATCCTCCCGCTCACTTGCACCACAACACCCCTCTCGGCCGGCTCTGCGATCAACGAGACAGTTTGCGACCGCAATCCCACTCTCGTCCTCGCAGGAAAAGTGGACAGCGCCACTACCCTCCCGCCCTATTCTCTGACTGAGCCAATCCTGCGGGACAATACCTGCACCATCACCTCGATCCTCGCCCCAAAATGGCAGTTCTCGGCCTTCGAGATTGTCTACACACCAGAGAAGGAAGAGTGGGAGACAATCAACTTTGAGATCATCCTGGCGACATACTCGGGGTTTCAGTACCCCATTCCAGTCACAGTTAGCAGAGCGgctggaagggaagggggttggttcgAGTGCGTCATCGGAGCCGACGGGGCGAACGATCAGCCGCTCTGGCCGTATGCCTGCTTGGTGCAATTTAATCCGGAGACGAAGGAGCTGATGCTCAAGGCAGATTGGCAGTGTAGGGAGTTGGATGGGGATCAGCC CGTGAACTTCAGCGGTTTGACAACGACAACTATCAAGAGTGACTTCAACTGCGAGACATTTCGGGATATGGAGGTCTGCGTGACTGAAGACACGGGATTTGTGTGGACGGCGGACATTGGGGGTGTTGTCTGGCGCTCCGTGCCGCAGTCTAACCCCTGA
- a CDS encoding hypothetical protein (EggNog:ENOG502SSG2) → MRIRSCTLLRSFAYTYAKPETALRDRMSIDGSTIAAILTGILALVGAVTTAWMSGLNQQRVESRKNRKALARSSTPLLIASWDLANWLYDILEDMAYSPRRCAAYGNGWPSQFTSYLFGQYFAGVHIIRKTTQFFAHMQGGRTEQLKKLLWKIQDEFVSMHYEGRENLRLRWAERDILEVQESMTVVDGDGSLRTMRWVEFQKDYAGGKGLEKVFRRYENEFQSIIYRRFKYLYSTNEGWKRQGNPQDRREEEEKEIEKERADDPTNIVVVIPDHRARRLQHLLSDLVGLLDEESGMRFNRPVRRCGMVVDRKALAYGSADIFEKDPERTDHYRIPCDCQDLDSGCNKTLKDFKHRQLKDTSGKGFGRRETSYWESRNQPPVSDVSAFRMRVTGPGDKC, encoded by the exons ATGCGAATCAGAAGCTGCACACTGCTCCGAAGCTTTGCATAT aCCTACGCTAAGCCCGAAACTGCTTTACGAGACAGGATGAGCATCGACGGAAGCACCATCGCGGCCATCCTGACGGGCATTCTCGCCCTGGTAGGCGCCGTCACGACAGCATGGATGTCAGGATTAAACCAGCAACGTGTCGAATCGCGAAAGAACCGAAAAGCACTTGCCCGATCATCAACGCCTCTTCTCATCGCGTCTTGGGACTTGGCCAACTGGTTATACGACATTCTGGAAGACATGGCCTACAGCCCACGACGTTGCGCAGCGTACGGTAACGGCTGGCCCAGCCAATTTACATCCTACCTGTTTGGCCAATATTTTGCTGGCGTTCACATTATCCGGAAGACGACACAGTTCTTTGCTCATATGCAAGGTGGTCGAACGGAGCAACTGAAGAAGTTATTGTGGAAGATTCAGGATGAATTCGTCTCGATGCACTATGAAGGACGGGAAAACCTCAGGCTGCGTTGGGCAGAGAGGGATATCCTCGAGGTGCAGGAGTCCATGACCGTGGTGGATGGCGACGGAAGTCTCCGGACGATGCGTTGGGTCGAGTTTCAGAAAGACTACgcggggggaaaggggttgGAAAAGGTCTTCAGACGCTATGAGAACGAGTTCCAAAGCATCATCTACCGCCGATTCAAGTACCTGTACTCAACCAACGAAGGATGGAAACGGCAGGGTAACCCCCAAGACAGAcgtgaggaagaggaaaaggagattgAAAAAGAGCGGGCAGATGATCCAACGAatattgttgttgtgataCCGGATCATCGGGCACGGCGTCTTCAGCACCTCCTCAGCGATCTTGTGGGGCTGCTGGATGAAGAGTCGGGTATGAGGTTCAATCGCCCCGTGCGGAGATGCGGGATGGTAGTCGACAGAAAAGCACTGGCTTATGGAAGTGCGGATATATTCGAGAAAGATCCTGAACGGACTGACCACTATCGCATACCCTGCGACTGTCAGGACCTCGATTCCGGCTGCAACAAAACACTGAAAGATTTTAAACATCGTCAACTGAAGGATACCAGCGGGAAGGgctttgggaggagggaaaccTCTTACTGGGAGTCTCGGAATCAGCCTCCGGTATCAGATGTATCTGCCTTCCGGATGAGGGTTACAGGCCCCGGAGATAAGTGCTAG